In a single window of the Tautonia rosea genome:
- a CDS encoding cyclase family protein has translation MRHRTATVAISSGILAAALVASAGMRRQGDDLEQAEALASLLQSRAIDLTHTFDDQTIYWPKDKHFCHERTQWGETEGGTGWYASATYSASEHGGTHLDSPIHFAEGQATTDQISIDRLIGPAVVVDVTEACRADRDYQLQTADLMAWESRHGRIPDRAIVLVRTGFGAFWPDKNQYLGTDKPGDVANLHFPGIGPEAARWLVAERSLSGIGLDTASLDHGPSQDFAAHRILNGAGLFGLENVANLDQLPEAGAVILAFPMKIGGGSGGPTRIVALLPEPRDGD, from the coding sequence GCGACCGTCGCAATCTCCTCCGGGATCCTGGCCGCCGCCCTCGTCGCCTCCGCGGGGATGCGACGCCAGGGCGACGACCTGGAGCAGGCCGAAGCCCTCGCCTCCCTGCTGCAATCCCGGGCAATCGACCTGACCCACACCTTCGACGATCAGACCATCTACTGGCCGAAGGACAAGCATTTCTGCCACGAGCGGACCCAATGGGGAGAAACCGAGGGCGGCACCGGCTGGTACGCCTCGGCGACGTACTCGGCGAGTGAGCACGGCGGCACCCACCTCGACAGCCCGATCCACTTCGCCGAAGGGCAAGCGACGACCGACCAGATCTCAATCGATCGGCTGATCGGCCCGGCGGTGGTCGTGGATGTCACCGAAGCCTGCCGGGCCGATCGCGATTATCAGCTCCAGACCGCAGACCTGATGGCCTGGGAATCCCGCCACGGCCGCATTCCCGACAGGGCGATCGTCCTGGTTCGGACAGGCTTTGGCGCCTTCTGGCCCGACAAGAACCAGTATCTGGGGACCGACAAGCCCGGCGACGTCGCCAACCTTCACTTCCCCGGCATCGGCCCCGAGGCGGCCCGCTGGCTCGTCGCCGAGCGCTCCCTCTCGGGCATCGGCCTCGACACGGCGAGCCTCGATCACGGCCCCTCGCAGGATTTCGCCGCCCACCGCATCCTCAACGGCGCCGGCCTGTTCGGGCTTGAGAACGTTGCCAACCTCGATCAACTTCCCGAGGCCGGTGCCGTGATCCTCGCCTTCCCCATGAAGATCGGCGGCGGCAGCGGCGGCCCGACCCGGATCGTGGCCCTTCTGCCTGAACCTCGTGACGGCGACTGA